The proteins below are encoded in one region of Sphingobacterium sp. R2:
- a CDS encoding lmo0937 family membrane protein, with amino-acid sequence MGNLLYTIAVILVLIWAISFFGGFVGGGLIHILLVIAIIAVLLRVIKGNA; translated from the coding sequence ATGGGAAATTTATTATATACTATTGCAGTTATTTTGGTACTCATATGGGCGATCAGCTTTTTCGGCGGCTTTGTTGGCGGGGGACTAATCCATATACTATTGGTCATTGCTATCATAGCAGTTCTCCTTCGTGTTATTAAAGGAAATGCGTAA